A portion of the Calothrix sp. 336/3 genome contains these proteins:
- a CDS encoding glycosyltransferase family 2 protein: MNKLISICIPTCNRPQLLKKALGSCLIQKYEPIEIIIGDDSQDDATENLVKDIQSQCQFKLHYVRNKPSLGQAGNVNMLFSMTEGDRLVLLHDDDLLLPNAIADLDKCWQIAPDLTAAFGKQYIISMTGDVLDEASEILNRGYYRTADREGLQPSAAVSGLLQQFPNDGYMVLSAAARNIKYRDRGVVGDACDQDFGIRLGIAFDKFYFLNQYTINCRLTTTGSVSTKEDFQTAEFMYPIIQALILPESSEYARKHVLRELAPVALKSYALQGRKEEAWNIYFSKYFSIKTRMSPRGLYLFLLTLMPDALGKKLDALRP; encoded by the coding sequence ATGAATAAACTGATTTCTATTTGTATCCCTACTTGTAATAGGCCTCAACTACTTAAAAAGGCATTAGGATCTTGTCTTATTCAAAAATATGAACCCATTGAAATAATAATTGGAGATGATTCTCAAGATGATGCTACTGAAAATTTGGTAAAAGATATTCAGTCTCAGTGTCAGTTTAAATTACATTATGTACGAAACAAGCCTTCTTTAGGTCAGGCTGGAAATGTAAATATGCTTTTTAGCATGACTGAGGGCGACAGATTAGTATTACTACATGATGATGATTTATTACTTCCTAATGCGATCGCCGATCTAGATAAATGTTGGCAAATTGCTCCTGATTTAACAGCTGCGTTTGGAAAACAATACATAATATCAATGACAGGAGATGTACTTGACGAAGCTTCTGAAATTTTGAATAGAGGCTATTATCGAACAGCAGATAGAGAAGGTCTACAGCCATCCGCAGCAGTCTCCGGACTGTTACAACAATTTCCTAACGATGGTTATATGGTTTTGTCGGCGGCAGCAAGAAACATAAAATACAGAGATAGAGGGGTAGTAGGTGATGCTTGTGACCAGGATTTTGGTATTCGGTTAGGGATTGCTTTTGATAAGTTTTATTTTCTGAATCAATACACAATTAATTGCAGACTTACAACTACTGGTTCTGTGTCTACTAAGGAGGATTTTCAAACTGCTGAGTTTATGTATCCCATAATCCAAGCACTCATCCTACCTGAATCATCTGAATATGCGCGTAAGCATGTTCTTAGAGAACTAGCACCAGTAGCACTTAAAAGCTATGCACTTCAAGGAAGAAAAGAAGAGGCCTGGAATATTTACTTTTCTAAATATTTCTCCATAAAGACGCGTATGAGTCCGAGAGGTCTTTACCTCTTTTTACTTACACTGATGCCTGATGCGCTAGGCAAAAAACTAGATGCGCTCAGACCATAA
- a CDS encoding glycosyltransferase family 4 protein — protein sequence MNILIYSPFFYPSIGGLETIISTLAHEFTYTGHEVKLVSQTPATDLKDFPFEVIRQPSPQQLLKLTQWCDVYFQGCISLKGLWSLILIPRPLVVTHQTWYRRVDGSFGWRDYLKNFVTYLATNISVSHALAKAIPKPSIVIPNSYREDIFHEMPEISRTQELVFLGRLVSDKGANLLLEALARLRNLGITSKLTIIGSGPEEYKLHQQAKNLEILDQVNFAGIKVDHELAILLNYHQIMVIPSLWDEPFGIVALEGIACGCVVVGSEGGGLKDAIGLCGVTFPNGNIDCLTEILFDLLTHPDKLTTYKEQARSHLARHTSKAVAKAYLEVLERVI from the coding sequence ATGAATATTTTAATATACTCTCCTTTTTTCTATCCAAGTATTGGCGGTTTAGAAACAATTATTTCAACTTTAGCTCACGAATTTACTTATACAGGACATGAAGTCAAGCTAGTTTCACAAACCCCAGCAACAGACTTGAAAGATTTCCCCTTTGAAGTGATTAGACAACCTAGTCCACAACAATTATTGAAACTGACTCAATGGTGTGATGTTTATTTTCAAGGTTGTATTAGTTTAAAGGGACTTTGGTCTTTAATATTAATACCAAGACCTTTAGTTGTAACTCATCAAACTTGGTATCGCCGTGTAGATGGAAGTTTTGGCTGGCGAGATTATCTCAAAAACTTTGTCACTTACTTGGCAACTAACATCTCAGTTAGTCATGCTTTGGCGAAAGCCATACCAAAACCATCTATCGTAATTCCAAATTCTTATCGGGAAGATATATTTCATGAAATGCCAGAAATTTCCCGTACTCAAGAACTCGTGTTTTTAGGACGTTTGGTTTCTGATAAAGGAGCCAATTTACTACTAGAGGCATTGGCTAGGCTCAGAAATTTGGGAATAACTTCTAAGTTAACCATTATTGGTAGTGGGCCTGAAGAATATAAATTACATCAGCAAGCAAAGAATTTAGAAATTTTAGATCAAGTCAATTTTGCTGGAATCAAAGTCGATCATGAATTAGCCATATTATTAAACTATCATCAAATTATGGTAATTCCATCTCTGTGGGATGAACCTTTTGGAATTGTTGCTCTAGAAGGAATTGCCTGTGGCTGTGTGGTTGTAGGTTCAGAGGGAGGAGGTCTTAAGGATGCCATTGGTCTTTGTGGTGTGACTTTTCCTAATGGTAATATCGATTGTTTGACTGAGATACTATTTGACTTGCTAACTCACCCAGATAAATTGACAACTTACAAAGAACAAGCTAGATCGCATTTAGCTCGTCATACCAGTAAAGCAGTTGCCAAAGCATACCTTGAAGTTTTAGAGAGGGTTATTTAA
- a CDS encoding class I SAM-dependent methyltransferase, whose product MLDIKAINAWKQGVLICKIKEYTPAIEANSYYFSHPDWGKNYFEACHRDQKFIELWQAVINRWDEKIVVDIGCGPGNIYASLKEACGEPSELIGVDVSLGALKMAKEIGYTPVLADAHDLPFISEFADIVMLNACLHHCDDMAKVLAEAARLVRPGGLLITDHDPQFTAYNFRGLGLLLWQARLPLYRFLKRGGHTSAEEQFWGLAAEVHHKPGKGITPQMYNDVLKPLGFKVNLYPHSHKVGAEVLEGNYGKLFGKCRLAQQLSGINPDTPQAALSLMCVASR is encoded by the coding sequence ATGTTAGATATAAAGGCGATTAATGCCTGGAAACAAGGAGTTTTAATTTGTAAAATTAAAGAGTATACGCCAGCTATTGAAGCAAATAGTTATTACTTTAGTCATCCTGATTGGGGAAAAAACTACTTTGAAGCTTGTCATCGAGATCAAAAGTTTATTGAACTTTGGCAGGCAGTTATTAACCGTTGGGATGAAAAAATTGTTGTTGATATAGGCTGTGGACCAGGTAATATATATGCGTCTCTTAAAGAGGCGTGTGGAGAACCCAGTGAACTAATCGGAGTTGATGTTTCTTTAGGTGCTTTAAAAATGGCTAAAGAAATTGGTTATACTCCAGTTTTAGCTGATGCTCATGATCTACCATTTATTTCTGAGTTTGCCGATATTGTCATGCTAAATGCTTGTTTACATCACTGTGATGATATGGCAAAAGTTTTAGCAGAAGCGGCACGTTTGGTACGTCCTGGGGGACTCTTGATTACCGATCACGATCCACAATTTACAGCATATAATTTCCGAGGTTTGGGGTTACTGCTATGGCAAGCACGTTTACCACTCTATCGATTTTTAAAACGTGGAGGACACACTAGTGCAGAAGAACAGTTTTGGGGTTTAGCAGCGGAAGTGCATCATAAACCAGGTAAGGGTATTACCCCACAAATGTATAATGACGTATTAAAACCATTAGGTTTTAAAGTAAATTTATATCCTCACAGTCACAAAGTTGGTGCTGAAGTCTTAGAGGGTAATTATGGTAAATTGTTTGGTAAATGTCGTCTAGCTCAACAGTTATCAGGAATTAACCCAGATACACCTCAAGCAGCATTATCGTTGATGTGCGTTGCTTCACGGTAA
- a CDS encoding glycosyltransferase family 4 protein: protein MEKLANDTFSLWREEGCQSIQQNFEVFRNLLASAKDLAECGKYDAASVYAQVAAFHAQYNHCGFFVSPELEHILIKIGRSTIPPISPSRNKSTLFSGEPKKILHVSTNISSPFGGIPRLLRRWIQQDTERSHSVVLTGQIPLPVPKILRDTVINSHGKIYLLDMEKGGVVSTAKRLRQYAAMADIVVLHTWESDVIATIAFANKEQSPPVIYVNHSDHCFWLGACISDVIVNLRESGMHLSQERRGIEAERNLLLPTILEPLDRVLSQAEAKRQIGLAEDSLMLLSIARPAKYKTIDGITFADAHVPLLEQYEQAVLVVIGPGSREEWSAAIQKTQGRIRVLEQTENTAVFYQAADIYVDSYPFISNTSLLEAGSYGVPLVTRYPFPDACEILRADVPGLIDNIIQVRSLEEYTAVLSRLVEDEEFRLSLGEATKKKIAETHWGSNWQHFLENVYHRAATLPRSTVPSVPIDDKIFLSEPDVFLPRIHGQKFDFDYLIQESALKFMPLYQKLLQLMRLVKKYGIYKNSSSRLGLFGYLVPNWLRYSINCLRDR from the coding sequence ATGGAAAAATTAGCTAACGATACATTCAGCCTTTGGCGAGAAGAAGGTTGTCAGAGTATTCAGCAAAATTTCGAGGTCTTTCGCAACCTACTTGCAAGTGCAAAAGATTTGGCGGAATGCGGTAAGTATGACGCAGCATCTGTGTATGCACAGGTTGCAGCGTTTCATGCTCAGTATAATCATTGTGGTTTTTTTGTAAGCCCTGAACTTGAGCATATCTTAATCAAAATCGGGCGAAGTACCATACCGCCAATAAGTCCCTCTCGTAACAAAAGCACCTTATTCTCTGGAGAGCCAAAGAAAATACTGCATGTTTCTACCAATATTTCTTCGCCCTTTGGTGGAATTCCCAGATTGCTTCGGCGATGGATTCAGCAGGATACCGAAAGATCGCATTCGGTTGTATTGACTGGGCAGATACCGCTCCCAGTACCGAAAATCTTGAGAGATACTGTAATCAATAGTCACGGCAAGATATACTTGCTAGATATGGAGAAGGGTGGTGTTGTCTCTACAGCCAAGCGATTACGTCAATACGCTGCAATGGCAGATATAGTAGTGCTTCATACATGGGAAAGTGATGTTATTGCAACTATTGCCTTTGCAAATAAAGAACAATCTCCACCAGTTATCTACGTTAACCATAGTGACCACTGCTTTTGGTTAGGAGCTTGTATCAGTGATGTTATTGTTAACCTTCGTGAATCTGGTATGCACCTCTCACAAGAGCGTAGAGGTATTGAGGCAGAGCGTAACTTGCTCCTGCCCACGATTTTGGAGCCTCTTGATAGAGTGCTTTCCCAAGCAGAGGCGAAGCGACAGATTGGACTTGCTGAAGACAGTTTAATGTTGCTCTCCATAGCTAGACCAGCGAAGTACAAAACGATTGACGGAATCACTTTTGCTGATGCACATGTTCCATTACTAGAACAATACGAACAAGCAGTATTGGTCGTTATTGGTCCAGGTAGTAGAGAAGAGTGGTCAGCAGCTATCCAGAAGACCCAGGGGAGAATTAGAGTACTTGAGCAAACTGAGAATACTGCTGTTTTTTACCAGGCTGCCGACATTTACGTTGATTCGTACCCCTTTATCTCAAATACATCACTACTGGAAGCAGGAAGTTACGGCGTACCTTTAGTCACTCGCTACCCATTTCCCGATGCATGTGAAATTTTGCGTGCTGATGTACCTGGTCTGATTGACAATATAATTCAGGTGCGGAGTCTTGAAGAGTATACGGCAGTTCTTTCTCGCTTGGTCGAGGATGAGGAATTCAGACTATCTCTTGGGGAAGCAACCAAGAAAAAAATTGCAGAAACTCACTGGGGAAGCAACTGGCAACATTTCTTAGAAAATGTATATCATCGTGCTGCCACTTTGCCTCGGTCAACTGTACCTTCAGTTCCTATAGATGATAAGATATTTCTCAGTGAACCGGATGTATTTTTGCCGCGTATTCATGGTCAGAAATTCGATTTTGACTATCTAATTCAAGAATCAGCTTTAAAATTTATGCCACTTTATCAAAAGTTGCTTCAATTGATGAGGTTGGTCAAAAAGTATGGCATTTATAAGAATAGTTCTAGCCGCCTTGGTCTGTTTGGCTACTTAGTCCCTAACTGGTTACGTTACAGCATCAATTGCTTACGTGATCGCTAA
- a CDS encoding glycosyltransferase family 4 protein, with the protein MQQLRILVATHSILSAEFGAGQMAINLAKALREEGHHVTLWSPHPMPNMTRWWQFIQNSQLIRSKLDAFIEVQPPFDVIDCNANLITKRVSKSSSVIVARSVQPDVLYIASELNNSLKRGIKNILILPFSYLFAVLDILLILQGWRRATYILCLGSLELKWINNWFPWWCSKLISYVNAISKADQEALAQIRLNRKKNEGEGIRFLWIGRWVSHKGITELVDFIVKRAASHPKDTFTIAGSGNNAEKDCPPELIQSSRLKIMPSFERTQLYSLLENHDVGLFTSRVEGWGLILNEMLESGMTVFATPAGGVVDLQPFFSETLRAFPPPSQFTPDILSQSNTMEAYYRTFTWGKIAEDYIKKINRKKIEFY; encoded by the coding sequence ATGCAGCAACTTCGCATACTTGTAGCTACACATTCAATACTTTCTGCTGAATTTGGTGCAGGTCAGATGGCAATCAATCTGGCAAAAGCACTACGGGAAGAGGGACATCATGTAACTTTATGGTCTCCTCATCCTATGCCTAATATGACAAGGTGGTGGCAATTTATACAAAATTCTCAACTAATCAGGTCAAAGCTAGATGCATTTATCGAGGTTCAGCCACCCTTTGATGTAATCGATTGCAATGCAAATCTAATTACCAAACGAGTTAGCAAATCATCTTCAGTAATAGTAGCTCGCAGTGTGCAGCCTGATGTTTTGTACATAGCATCTGAACTCAACAATTCCTTAAAAAGGGGCATAAAAAATATACTTATCCTTCCATTTAGTTATTTATTTGCAGTATTAGACATACTTTTGATACTACAAGGATGGAGAAGAGCTACTTACATCCTTTGTCTTGGTAGCTTAGAACTTAAATGGATTAACAACTGGTTCCCGTGGTGGTGCAGCAAATTAATTTCTTACGTCAATGCAATTTCAAAAGCTGATCAGGAAGCTCTAGCTCAGATTCGTCTAAATCGAAAAAAAAATGAGGGAGAAGGTATTCGATTTCTTTGGATTGGTCGTTGGGTTTCTCATAAAGGAATTACTGAACTTGTTGACTTTATTGTTAAAAGAGCAGCTTCTCACCCCAAAGACACTTTTACGATTGCCGGATCCGGTAATAATGCTGAGAAAGATTGTCCACCAGAACTAATTCAATCAAGTAGACTCAAAATTATGCCGTCATTTGAGAGAACTCAGCTTTATTCTTTGCTGGAAAACCACGATGTCGGTTTATTTACAAGTAGAGTTGAAGGCTGGGGACTGATATTAAATGAAATGCTAGAGTCTGGAATGACTGTTTTTGCAACACCAGCAGGTGGAGTTGTTGATTTACAACCTTTCTTTAGCGAAACGCTAAGAGCATTTCCACCTCCGTCGCAATTTACGCCTGATATTCTTAGCCAATCTAATACTATGGAAGCTTATTATCGTACATTTACTTGGGGAAAAATTGCTGAAGATTATATAAAGAAAATCAATCGAAAAAAAATAGAATTTTATTAA
- a CDS encoding glycosyltransferase family 4 protein, which translates to MSQPYISLVHQINPSNAQHSALALAEANFLKEVITPVAHNLGSPIWWYLNLLPKNVHLYITNELNRRSWLDLNGVPIRTYPWQEIIRILLLRTRLDKYSGFSHSQLGDWVNISLDAQVRKHHLKGLNAIYAYEDVAASTFEKAKQEGILCLYDLPITFYKMTHRIMSEEAERFPDLAIAIESLQDPAWKLERKEREVKLADHIFVASSVTKQSLLDTGVALDKISVIPYGAPVETFQVQPKPDDNFRALYVGRVSPRKGIHYLLQAWQDLKLPHAELVLVGSNLFPVGWLEQYKDIYCHIPSVPHLLLNQYYSSASVLVFPSLVEGFGLVILEAMACGIPVITTPNTAGADIITDGVEGFIVPIRNVEALKEKLEWCYCHPQELATMGLAARRKAEELNWSLYRQKLVSKVKDILANHN; encoded by the coding sequence ATGTCTCAACCATATATTTCCCTGGTTCATCAAATAAATCCTTCTAATGCTCAGCACAGTGCCTTAGCTTTAGCAGAAGCAAACTTTCTCAAGGAAGTAATAACTCCCGTTGCTCATAATTTAGGATCTCCTATATGGTGGTATCTTAATTTGCTACCTAAAAATGTTCATTTATACATTACGAATGAACTAAATAGAAGAAGCTGGCTTGATCTTAATGGTGTACCAATTAGAACTTATCCTTGGCAGGAAATAATTCGTATTCTTTTATTACGGACAAGGCTAGATAAATATTCGGGTTTTAGTCATTCACAATTAGGAGACTGGGTAAATATTTCTCTTGATGCTCAAGTTAGGAAGCATCATCTCAAAGGTCTAAATGCTATCTATGCTTATGAAGATGTAGCTGCAAGTACATTTGAAAAAGCAAAACAAGAAGGTATTCTCTGTTTGTATGATTTGCCGATCACTTTTTATAAAATGACTCATAGAATTATGAGCGAAGAGGCTGAACGCTTTCCTGATTTAGCTATTGCTATTGAATCTCTTCAAGATCCTGCATGGAAATTAGAGCGTAAAGAACGGGAGGTGAAACTGGCAGATCATATATTTGTAGCTTCTTCGGTAACTAAACAGTCTCTTTTAGATACTGGTGTAGCTTTAGACAAAATCAGTGTGATTCCTTATGGTGCTCCCGTAGAAACCTTTCAAGTGCAACCTAAACCTGATGATAATTTTCGTGCGTTATATGTAGGTCGTGTTTCCCCGCGCAAAGGCATTCATTATCTCTTACAAGCTTGGCAAGATTTAAAACTGCCACATGCTGAGTTGGTATTAGTTGGCTCAAATCTTTTTCCTGTGGGTTGGTTGGAGCAGTATAAAGATATTTACTGCCATATTCCTTCTGTACCTCATCTTCTCCTGAATCAGTATTACAGTAGTGCTAGTGTTTTAGTTTTTCCTTCTTTAGTTGAAGGTTTTGGTCTGGTAATTTTAGAAGCAATGGCGTGCGGTATTCCCGTGATTACTACCCCCAATACAGCAGGAGCCGATATTATCACTGATGGGGTAGAAGGATTTATTGTACCAATTCGCAACGTCGAAGCACTCAAGGAAAAGCTGGAATGGTGTTATTGCCATCCTCAAGAGTTAGCAACAATGGGACTAGCAGCTCGTCGCAAAGCTGAGGAGTTGAATTGGAGTTTATATCGTCAAAAATTAGTGAGTAAAGTCAAGGATATATTGGCAAATCACAATTAG
- a CDS encoding glycosyltransferase family 2 protein, producing the protein MLEDVTVLILTYNEAPNIERTLQKLNWANQIVIIDSFSTDKTLEILALYPQIKTFQRKFDTHAIQWNYGLEQVTSEWVLSLDADYVLSDELISEIQELSDDSAIDGYFSRFKYCVFAQPLHGTILPPRQVLFRKNKSIYIDDGHTQLLELKGKSAMLKSYIYHDDRKPLSRWLWAQDRYLVIEAKKLQELSVHQLSWSDRIRKQTILAPLLVLLYCLIIKGGILDGWRGWYYAFQRTLVEIILAIRLIEIKISDT; encoded by the coding sequence ATGTTAGAAGATGTCACAGTTTTAATACTTACTTATAACGAAGCGCCCAATATTGAACGCACTTTGCAAAAACTAAATTGGGCAAACCAAATAGTTATAATTGATAGTTTCAGTACCGATAAAACTCTAGAAATATTAGCATTATATCCACAAATAAAAACATTTCAACGCAAATTTGATACTCATGCAATTCAATGGAATTATGGATTAGAACAAGTAACATCAGAGTGGGTACTTTCTTTAGATGCTGATTACGTACTTTCTGATGAGCTAATTAGTGAAATTCAAGAATTATCTGATGATTCAGCAATAGATGGTTACTTTAGCCGATTTAAATATTGCGTTTTTGCCCAACCTTTGCATGGTACGATACTACCCCCAAGACAGGTGCTGTTCCGCAAGAATAAATCTATTTATATTGATGATGGACATACACAGCTTTTAGAGCTTAAAGGGAAATCTGCGATGCTTAAAAGTTATATTTACCATGATGATCGCAAACCATTAAGTCGCTGGCTATGGGCACAAGACCGTTACTTAGTGATAGAAGCAAAGAAACTACAAGAACTTTCTGTTCATCAACTCAGTTGGAGCGATCGCATTCGCAAACAAACTATACTAGCTCCTTTATTAGTTTTACTTTATTGTCTGATTATCAAAGGTGGTATTTTGGATGGCTGGCGAGGTTGGTACTATGCATTTCAGCGTACTTTGGTTGAAATTATTCTGGCAATTCGTTTAATTGAAATCAAGATTTCAGATACTTAA
- a CDS encoding glycosyltransferase, whose protein sequence is MRVLHVIPSVPKVRGGTSQAVLDMVKALRANNIEAEIATTNDNGDDLLDVPLQKQIEYENVPICFFHRFSPNAKAVREYAFSWQLTVWLWQNISQYNLIHVHALFSYPSTIAMAIARLQNIPYVVTPHGLLCEWSLEQSTRKKQIYSKIIEKSNLNHSQAIHFTSQKEQQEVSKLGLNVPGFVIPLGLSIPDPIPDAYSRLRQLHHISASEPVILFLSRLHHKKGLDYLIPALSKVSHHCFTFILAGSGTSDYEAEIESLLVSNGLRDRTRIVGFVTGESKDILMQGSDLFILTSHSENFAVSVLESLAVGLPVLVTPGVALASIVQENQLGYVPDMDVLAISNALEDYLNNTHIAKNMGVNAREFVLEKYTWDKVAGKMQAVYQQILQHQSITECN, encoded by the coding sequence ATGAGAGTTCTCCACGTAATTCCATCTGTGCCTAAAGTCCGGGGTGGTACTAGTCAGGCTGTTTTGGATATGGTTAAGGCATTGCGAGCAAATAATATTGAAGCCGAGATTGCCACTACTAATGATAATGGTGATGACTTGCTAGATGTTCCTTTGCAAAAGCAAATCGAATATGAAAATGTCCCTATTTGCTTTTTTCATCGTTTTTCACCAAATGCTAAAGCTGTGCGTGAATATGCTTTTTCTTGGCAGTTAACGGTATGGCTTTGGCAGAACATTTCCCAGTACAATCTTATACATGTCCATGCCCTTTTCTCCTACCCATCTACAATTGCAATGGCGATCGCTCGTCTGCAAAATATTCCCTATGTCGTCACCCCTCATGGTTTACTATGCGAGTGGTCTTTAGAGCAAAGTACACGTAAAAAGCAAATTTACTCAAAAATAATAGAGAAATCTAATCTCAATCATAGTCAAGCAATCCATTTTACTTCCCAAAAGGAACAGCAAGAAGTTTCTAAATTGGGGCTGAATGTACCGGGTTTTGTAATCCCTTTAGGTCTTTCCATACCTGATCCAATTCCCGATGCGTATTCACGTCTGCGACAACTTCATCATATTTCAGCATCTGAACCTGTGATTTTATTTTTGTCTCGGTTGCATCATAAAAAAGGGTTAGATTATCTGATCCCGGCCTTGAGTAAAGTTAGTCACCACTGTTTTACCTTTATATTGGCAGGTAGCGGTACTTCGGATTACGAAGCGGAAATAGAGTCTCTGCTTGTTTCTAATGGATTACGCGATCGTACTCGAATTGTAGGCTTTGTCACAGGTGAGAGTAAAGATATATTAATGCAAGGTTCAGATCTATTTATATTGACTTCTCACTCCGAAAATTTTGCGGTTTCAGTCTTAGAATCATTAGCTGTGGGTCTTCCTGTCCTAGTTACTCCTGGAGTGGCTCTAGCTTCCATTGTCCAAGAAAACCAGCTAGGATATGTTCCAGATATGGATGTGTTGGCTATTTCTAATGCTTTAGAAGATTATTTAAATAATACTCACATTGCTAAAAATATGGGCGTGAACGCTCGTGAATTTGTCCTGGAAAAATACACTTGGGATAAAGTAGCCGGCAAAATGCAAGCAGTTTATCAGCAAATACTACAACATCAGTCGATTACAGAATGTAATTAA
- a CDS encoding glycosyltransferase, with product MMLDDSPTLLKKYQKQNNLRLHLWFPEIFEFKGGIQVYSAFLLEALQSLFPNFKYDVFLKHDTRYLPNFPLLTNTRFHFSGKWSINLRTLAFAAQLLGYGLWQRPSLIISSHLNFTVVAYLLKRITGIPYWAVAHGVDAWNITNPALKTALYNADNILAVSRYTRDRLLQEQDIDPGKVSILPNTFDSGRFQIAVKPKYLLQRYGLKSNQPVILTIARLASSDGYKGYDQVIQALLEIRRQIPDVHYILAGKGDDQSRIEQIISDLNLQDNVTLPGFVPDDELCDHYNLCDVFAMPSRGEGFGIVYLEALACGKPTLGGNQDGAIDALCFGELGALVDPLDVDAIAKTLMQILQGTYPNPLMYQPEALRQKVIDTFGFERFQENLAELIQNSSIGSYL from the coding sequence ATGATGCTGGATGATTCCCCTACTTTATTAAAGAAATATCAAAAGCAGAATAATTTACGTTTACACCTATGGTTTCCTGAGATTTTTGAATTTAAAGGTGGAATTCAAGTTTACTCGGCATTTTTGCTAGAGGCATTACAAAGCTTGTTTCCTAATTTTAAGTATGATGTTTTTCTTAAACATGATACTCGCTACTTACCAAATTTTCCTTTACTAACTAATACGCGATTTCATTTTTCTGGAAAATGGTCGATAAATTTACGAACGCTTGCCTTTGCTGCTCAACTTTTAGGATATGGGCTGTGGCAGCGTCCCAGTTTAATTATTTCTTCTCATCTAAATTTTACGGTTGTAGCTTATTTACTCAAGCGCATAACAGGTATACCCTACTGGGCTGTTGCCCACGGTGTAGATGCATGGAATATTACAAACCCTGCCCTCAAAACAGCATTATATAATGCTGATAACATTCTAGCTGTCAGTAGGTACACGCGCGATCGCTTACTGCAAGAACAGGATATAGATCCAGGTAAAGTCTCAATTTTACCTAATACATTTGATTCTGGACGTTTCCAAATAGCTGTTAAACCAAAATATTTATTACAGCGATACGGGCTAAAATCAAATCAACCTGTAATTTTAACTATTGCTCGGTTAGCAAGTAGTGATGGCTACAAAGGCTATGATCAAGTTATTCAAGCTCTACTGGAAATCAGACGACAAATTCCGGATGTTCACTACATTTTAGCTGGCAAAGGCGATGACCAGTCTCGGATTGAGCAGATCATTTCTGATCTTAATCTTCAAGATAATGTTACCTTGCCTGGTTTTGTTCCTGATGACGAACTTTGCGATCATTACAATCTTTGTGATGTTTTTGCTATGCCTAGCCGAGGTGAAGGATTTGGAATTGTCTACCTAGAAGCGTTAGCTTGCGGTAAACCAACTTTGGGTGGAAACCAGGATGGTGCCATTGATGCACTTTGTTTTGGTGAACTAGGTGCATTGGTTGATCCTTTGGATGTAGATGCGATCGCTAAAACTTTGATGCAGATTTTGCAAGGTACTTACCCAAACCCTCTGATGTATCAACCAGAAGCTTTACGGCAAAAAGTAATAGATACATTTGGATTTGAGCGATTCCAAGAAAACCTTGCTGAATTAATCCAAAATTCATCCATCGGATCTTATTTATGA